The genomic window ATCGCACGCATGGGATGCTCCTTGGGGTGGGGGGAGGGGCGTCCGTACCGTACTGAGCACCCTGTCGCTCCGCAAGCTTCCGCGTGCACAAAGAAAATTTTGCACAGTTCATTGGAAGCAATGGGCGTCAGGCCGGGACACATCGGATGACCATGGGACATCCGCGCCGGAGTTTCCGGCACGCCGAATTTGCGGGTGCTTGAATGTCGCGGGTGGAACCGCCCGGCGCTTTCGGTTTCGCTTCGACCCCGGCGTTCACGTCCGCACGGGAAGCCGCCAGTTGTCACGTGGATTCCCACGGGCACTAATACGGCTCATTCAACTCACCCGGTGCAGGCCGGGCCAACCTGCTTACGGCGCAAGGCCGCGTGCCCTAGTCTCAGCCCCCGAGTGCTCGTCGAACGACTTCAGCAGGGAGACCCACCACCATGACGCACGAAGTGCCGCCGCCGCCCGGGCCGCCGGCCCAGCCGCCGAACTCCGGCGGTCCTTCAGCACATTCCTTCGACCCGGCATCCGTCAACCGCCTCGACTGGGCGATTCTCGCTATCGGGTTCGTCGTGTTCATCTTCTCGTTCTTCGACTACTACTCGTGGGACTTCGGCGGGTACGGCATCGACCTGGGCAGCGTCAGCTGGAGCGCCTGGCACTTCAGCCACGGGCTGTTCATAGCCTGGTTCGCGATGGTCCTCACCGTGCTCGGCGCCGCCGTGCTGGCGGTCAGCCTGTTCGCGCCCACGGTCTCGCTGCCCGCGCCGGCCAGGACGCTGTCCTTCCTCGCCTTCGCGGTGGGCTTCGTGCTCTACCTCATCGCGATCTTCGCCCACTCCGACTTCGGCCCGGACGGCGGCCACGCCTTCAGCTTCTGGCTCAGCCTGATCCTGGCCGCGGTGGGCGCGGTCATCGCACTGATCCGGGCCCAGCAGACCGACACCGTACTGCCCGGCCAGCTCAACAGCCTGCCGCGCATCGGGAAGTAGCGCACCCGGAACGCCCGGGAACCGGCGGGACCGCAGCCCACCCATCCGGTGACGGCTGCGGTCCTGCGGCTTTCCCACCGCCCTCCGGCGGCACCTCAGCGGGCGGCGGTGGCGCGTCTCGCCGCCCGGCCGCGGGTGGTGCGCGCCCGGCGGCCCGGCCGGCGCACGGCATGCCGCTCGCCCGTGCTCATCCCGCCCCACACGCCGTCCGGTTGCCTGGTCCGCAGGGCCCAGTCCAGGCACGCCTCCGCGACGGGGCAGCGGGCACAGATGTGCTTGGCCTCGGCGATCTGCCGCAGGCCCGCGCCGGATTCGCTGACCGGGAAGAAGACTTCGGGATCCTTGCCGGCGCACGCTGCGTCGTCCATCCACGCCATGCGAGCACTCCCTTCGCTGGGACGGTGACGAATAGGCCCCGCCTACCTCGGATGCCGCGGGGCAAACACGCCGCCACCGGCCGGAGTCCGCGTCCCGCCGGCGTCGCCCGCCGGTCCCCGGGGTCCGACGGCCGGGCGCGCGCCGGGGTCAGCGCCGCCTGGCCCGGAGCGCTCCCGCCGCCAGGCCCGCGGCGGCCGCCACGGCGGAGGCGGTCCACAGCAGCCGGGAGTGCCGGGACAGCGACGCCTGCGGTGACCTGTGGTGGGACCGCTCGTCGAAGACGCCGTGGGCGCCGTAGTCGTGTGCGCCGGGGGACGATCCGTCCAGCGGCTGCCACAGGTTGCCAGGACGCCGGTCGTGGCCGCCGCGCTCGCCCGTCTGCTGGGCGGCATAGCCGGTCCTGGCCAGGTAGCGGTCGAGCAGCCCGGCCGCGAACTTGTCGGCCACGATGGTCGCGACGGTGGAGGCGCCGACGTAGAACTGCTTGCGGCCCGGATGCCCGGCGGCGTAGACGACCGCGCGGGCGGCGACCTCGGGCTGGTAGATGGGCGGCACCGGCTGCGGATGCCGGGGCAGCCGGGACAGCACCCAGGAGAACTGCGGGGTGTTCACGGCCGGCATCTGCACCACGGTGACGCGTACGGCGCTGTGCTGGTGCATCAGTTCGGTGCGCACCGAGGAGGTGAAGCCGTTCACCGCGTGCTTGGCACCGCAGTAGGCGGACTGCAGCGGGATCGAGCGCTCGCCGAGGGCCGAGCCGACCTGGACGATCGTGCCCGCGTCTCGCGGCTGCATCCGCGACAGCGCCTCGCGCGTGCCGTTGACGTAGCCGAGGTAGCTGACGTCGGTGACCCGCTGGAACTCCTCCGGGGTGATCTCGTCGAAGGGGGCGAAGACCGAGGTGAAGGCGACGTTCACCCAGACGTCGATCGGGCCGAACTCCTCCTCCACCGCGTCGGCCGCCGAGTGCAGCGCCTCGTGGTCGGCGACGTCCGCCGGCACGGCCAGGGCCTGCCCGCCGAGTCCGGTGACCTCCCGGGCGGCGGCCTGAAGGCCGGTCAGGCCGCGGGCGATCAGACCGACCCTGTCCCCTCTTCTGGCGAACTCACGTGCGCAGGCACGGCCGATGCCGCCGCTTGCGCCGGTGATGACGACGGTCCTGTGCACGGCCGGGCGGCCCCCCTGCGGCTCCATACGCTTCCTCTCAGCGGTAGCTGCCGGGCCGCCGGGCCCGGGGTGGTCCGCCCGGCCGAAGCCCCTCAGGTCTGCGCCTGTCCTGTCCGGGCGGGATGAATCCCCGGCGCGGAGCGGCGTGCGGCCGGCTCGACGTCGCCGGGGGCGCACCGGCGGGCGGCGCACGGTCCCGCCGCCGGGGTCCTACTCGGGGTCCTCCACGATGTGGACGGCCGCCTCCTCGGCGCCCGCGGCGCCGCCGTCGATGCCGACGTCCTCGGCCACTTCCCCGTCCTGCACCGGGCGGTCCGAGCCCTCGTCGGGCGCCACCAGCCGCCCGGCCCGCCGGTCGCCCGCCTCCGGGTCCAGCGGCTCACCCTCGGTGTCCGTGGAGTCGCCGATGCCGTCGCCCTGCTCCGGGCGGACGTCGGGGACCTCCTCGGCGAGGCGCTCGTCGAGGCTCTCGCCCTCGCGCTGCTCCGCCGCGGTGGTGCCGTCGGCGTTCACCGCGTACGGCCGCTCCGGCGGCGAGTAGCCCTTGTCGAGCTCCTGGTCGTAGTCGTCCTCGCCGAGGGCGTCCTCCATGTCCAGCTCGGTGGCGTCACCCTGGTCCTCGCCCTCCCCGGTCGGCTGGTAGACCTCGTCTCCCATGCTCTCCTCGTCACTCATGGCCACGGTTTCCCTTCTGTACCGGAAAGCGGTGTGGCCTGCGGCTGCCCGTTCCGGGGCGAGGCATTCATCCGGCCGCGATCAAGGCCGCGGCGCCCGGCTGTCACACCGCGGGGGCCGGGGCTCGACGGGCGGTCCGGCTCGCAGGT from Streptomyces sp. NBC_01198 includes these protein-coding regions:
- a CDS encoding WhiB family transcriptional regulator, translating into MDDAACAGKDPEVFFPVSESGAGLRQIAEAKHICARCPVAEACLDWALRTRQPDGVWGGMSTGERHAVRRPGRRARTTRGRAARRATAAR
- a CDS encoding SDR family oxidoreductase; translation: MEPQGGRPAVHRTVVITGASGGIGRACAREFARRGDRVGLIARGLTGLQAAAREVTGLGGQALAVPADVADHEALHSAADAVEEEFGPIDVWVNVAFTSVFAPFDEITPEEFQRVTDVSYLGYVNGTREALSRMQPRDAGTIVQVGSALGERSIPLQSAYCGAKHAVNGFTSSVRTELMHQHSAVRVTVVQMPAVNTPQFSWVLSRLPRHPQPVPPIYQPEVAARAVVYAAGHPGRKQFYVGASTVATIVADKFAAGLLDRYLARTGYAAQQTGERGGHDRRPGNLWQPLDGSSPGAHDYGAHGVFDERSHHRSPQASLSRHSRLLWTASAVAAAAGLAAGALRARRR
- a CDS encoding DUF5709 domain-containing protein, with product MSDEESMGDEVYQPTGEGEDQGDATELDMEDALGEDDYDQELDKGYSPPERPYAVNADGTTAAEQREGESLDERLAEEVPDVRPEQGDGIGDSTDTEGEPLDPEAGDRRAGRLVAPDEGSDRPVQDGEVAEDVGIDGGAAGAEEAAVHIVEDPE